The sequence below is a genomic window from Bradyrhizobium septentrionale.
CCGCAAAAAGGCCCGAAAATTAAGGCTTTTCGCCGAAGTCAGGGCCTTTCCGGGTTGCCGCAGCGGCCCCCCTGCCCTAACTAGAGCAGATCATGAAATTCCTCGATGAAGCAAAAGTCTATATTCGCTCGGGCGACGGCGGCAATGGCTGCGTCGCGTTCCGGCGCGAGAAGTTCATCGAGTTCGGCGGTCCCTCCGGCGGCAATGGCGGCCGCGGCGGCGATGTCATCATCGAGTCCGTCTCTGGGCTGAACACGCTGATCGACTACCGCTACCAGCAGCACTTCAAGGCGCCAAAAGGCACCAATGGCATGGGCAAGGACCGCCATGGCGCCAACGGCAAGTCGATCATGCTGAAAGTGCCGGTCGGCACCCAGGTGTTCGACGAAGACCGCGAGACGCTGCTGCACGACTTCACCGAGCTCGGCGAGAAATTCGTGCTGGCTGAAGGCGGCAATGGCGGCTTCGGCAACGCGCATTTCAAATCTTCCACCAACCGCACGCCGCGCAACGCCAATCCCGGTGCGCCGGGCGAGGAACGCTGGATCTGGCTGCGGCTGAAGCTGATCGCCGACGCCGGCCTGGTCGGCCTGCCCAACGCCGGCAAATCGACCTTCCTGTCGGTGGTCAGCGCGGCGCGGCCGAAGATCGCCGACTATCCCTTCACCACGCTGCATCCGCAGCTCGGTGTGGTGAATTACGGCGGCCGTGAATTCGTGCTCGCCGACATCCCCGGCCTGATCGAAGGCGCGCACGAGGGCGCGGGCCTCGGCGACCGCTTCCTCGGCCATGTCGAGCGCTGCCGCGTGCTGCTGCATCTGGTCGATGCAACCTGCGAGCATGCCGGCAAGGCCTACAAGACGGTGCGCACCGAGCTCGAAGCCTATGATGGCCAGCTCGCCGACAAGATCGAGATCGTCGCGCTCAACAAGATCGACGCGGTCGCGCCCGACGAGCTGAAGAAGCAGAAGGACCGCCTCAAGCGGGCCGCGAAGAAGACGCCGTTGCTGCTGTCAGGCGTGACCGGCGAAGGCGTGCAGGACGCGCTGCGCACGCTGGTCGACGTGATCGGTGAGGCGCCGGTATCCAACAAGGCCAAGGCTCAGGCGGAGCCGTGGGCGACGCCGCTGCCGCAGGGTTGAACGGCACCTCGATTTCCCCAGCCACCTCGTGGCGCATATTGCTTCCATCTTCCTGCCAGACCGCACCCATGAAACGCCCCGCGCTCAAGAACTTTCGCCGCATCGTCGTCAAGGTCGGCTCATCGCTGCTGGTCGACTCGCAGGCCGGTGAGGTGCGGGCGTCCTGGCTCGCCGCGCTGGTCGACGACATCGCAAAGCTGCACAAGGGCGGCCGCGAGATCATGGTGGTGTCGTCGGGCTCGATCGCGCTCGGCCGCAGCCGCCTGAAGCTGCCGCGCGGACCGCTGAAGCTCGAGGAGAGCCAGGCGGCCGCGGCGGTCGGCCAGATCGCGCTGGCGCGGATCTGGTCGGAGGTGCTCGGCCATCACGATATCGGCGCCGGGCAGATCCTCGTGACGCTGCAGGACACCGAGGAACGCCGCCGCTATCTCAACGCGCGCTCGACCATCGCAAAGCTGCTCGAATGGCGCGCGGTGCCCGTGATCAACGAGAACGACACGGTCGCGACCACCGAAATCCGCTACGGCGACAATGACCGCCTCGCCGCCCGCGTCGCCACCATGACCAGCGCCGATCTGTTGATCCTGCTGTCCGACATCGACGGCCTCTACACCGCGCCGCCCGCGGTCGATCCCGACGCGAAGCTGATCCCGGTGGTCGAGAGCATCACCTCGGAGATCGAGGCGATGGCGGGCTCGGCCGGGTCCGAACTGTCGCGCGGCGGCATGACGACCAAGATCGAAGCCGCGAAGATCGCGACCACCGCCGGCACCCACATGTTGATCGCTTCCGGCAAGATCGAGCACCCATTGCAGGCGATCGCCGACGGCGGCCGCTGCACCTGGTTCCTGACCCCGGCCAATCCGGTCACCGCGCGCAAGCGCTGGATCGCCGGCTCGCTCGAGCCGAAGGGCACGCTGACCATCGATGCCGGCGCGGTCGCGGCGCTGCGCGCCGGCAAGAGCCTGCTGCCGGCCGGCGTGATCAGGGTCGACGGCCAGTTCGCCCGCGGCGATGCCGTGGTGGTGCGCGGGCCCGACACCCATGAGATCGGCCGCGGCCTGGTCGCCTACGACGCCGAGAACGCCGAGAAGATCAAGGGCCGCTCCTCGCCCGACGTGATGGCGATTCTGGGCATCAGCGGCCGGTCCGAGATGATCCATCGCGACGACCTGGTGATCGGCCCGGCGGGGGCGATCCCGGCCAAATAGGTCATTGGCCGACGGGGGCGGCCTCCCGCCCACCTGCCATGCCGGTTCCGTGCCTCGCCAACCCATCAATTGCCATGCTAGAACATGGCCTTAATCCAAGCTGGGATTTCCATGAGCGCGCCCCTGAAGGCGATCGACGGCAACGCCGATCTCGCCGCCCTGATGACCGACCTCGCCGCCAAGGCGCGCGCTGCCGCGCGCGTGCTGGCGCTGGCGCCGCCGGAGCAGAAGGACCGGGCGCTCGCCGCGATCGAGCGCGCGATCCGCGGCAACGCGCCGGCCATTCTCGCCGCCAATGCCGAAGATGTCGCCGAGGCGCGGGCTGCCGGCATGACCTCTGCCTTCGTTGACCGCCTGACACTGACGCAGGCGCGCGTCGCCGGCATGGCCGATGGCGTAGCCACCGTGCGCGAAATTATTGATCCGGTCGGCGCCGTCACCGAAAGCTGGCAGCGTCCGAACGGCATGACCATCGAGCGCGTCCGGGTGCCGCTCGGCGTGATCGGCGTGATCTTCGAAAGCCGCCCCAACGTCGCCGCCGACGCCGGCGTGCTTTGCCTGAAGTCCGGTAACGCCGTGATCCTGCGCGGCGGCTCCGACAGTTTCCGCTCCTGCCGCGCGATCCATGATTGTCTGGTGCAGGGCCTGCGTGAAGCCGGCCTGCCTGAGGCCGCGATTACCTTGGTGCCGACCCGTGACCGTACGGCTGTCGGCCTGATGCTGACGGGATTGAACGGTGGCATCGACGTGATCGTGCCGCGCGGCGGCAAGAGCCTGGTCGCACGCGTCGAGGCGGAAGCACGCGTTCCGGTGTTCGCGCATCTCGAGGGCGTCAACCACATTTATGTCGATGCCAGCGCCAGGCTCGATATGGCCAAGGCGGTCGTGCTGAACGCCAAGATGCGCCGTCCCGGCGTCTGCGGCGCCGTCGAAACCCTGCTGGTCGATCGCAAGGCCGCCGCGACGAAGCTGAAACCGCTGGTCGAGTTGCTGATCGATGCCGGTTGCGAGGTGCGCGGCGACACCTTCGTGCAAGGCGCCGATGCCAGGGTGAAGCCCGCGTCCGACGAGGACTGGGACACCGAATATGAGGACGCGATCATCTCGGCGAAGATCGTTGACGACCTCGATGAAGCGATTGCGCATATTCAAAATCACGGCTCGCATCACACCGATGCGATCGTGACGGAGGATGCCGCTGCCGCGCAAAAATTTCTCAACGAGGTCGATTCGGCAATCGTGCTGCACAACGCCTCGACCCAGTTCGCCGACGGCGGCGAGTTCGGTTTCGGCGCGGAGATCGGGATTGCCACCGGCAAATTCCACGCCCGCGGCCCGGTCGGCGCCGAGCAGCTGACGAGCTTCAAGTACCGCGTCCACGGCACCGGGCAGACACGGCCGTGACCATTGTCGCACGCGCACGGTAGACCATTGCAGCAAGCCCCGACCGTGCCGCACTCCGCAGCCCAGGCGCTTCCGTTCTATACCAACGGCATGCGCATCGGGCTGCTCGGCGGCTCGTTCAATCCGCCGCACGCCGCGCATCGCGCCATCAGTCAGTTCGCGCTCAAGCGATTGCAGCTCGACCGCGTGTGGTGGCTGCTGACGCCGGGCAATCCGCTGAAGAACCATGATGGATTGCACGCGCTCGCCGAGCGCGCCGCGGCCGCGCGCCGCGTTGCCGACGATCCGCGCATCGACATCAGCTGTCTCGAAGCTGTCATTGGTGTCCGCTACACTGTCGACACGATCATCCACTTGCGCCGCCGTGTCTCCGGCGTGCACTTCGTCTGGATCATGGGCGCTGACAATCTCGCGCAATTTCATCGCTGGAAAGATTGGCGGCGCATCGCCTCCGACGTGCCGATTGCCGTGATCGACCGACCGCCCCAAAGCTTCCGCGCCCTTGCCGCACCGGCGGCGCAGGCGCTCATGCGCTATCGCTTGCCCGAAAATCAGGCGACCCGGCTGGCCGATCAGCAGGCCCCGGCCTGGGTGTTCCTGACAGGAATGAAATCCAATCTGTCTTCGACCGGACTCCGGAACCCGGATGGGAGCTGGAGGACGGCGTGAAGCGCAAAAGGGTTACTGGAATATTGAAACCATTAACCCCACATGCGTAATATGGTGCGTGGGGCCGAGGATTCGGCACCCGCGATACAGTGAAAGGAATGGTCCCTGGCCACATCTGTATTGTCCAAGTCTGTTTTACCCAAGGTTCCAAAGACTGCGCGTAAAACATCGACGAAAACCGCGGCCTTGCAGGCGCAACCGGATGCCGACAAACCGGATGCCAACAAGACGCTGAGCCTGATCCTCTCCCGCCTCGAGGATATGAAGGCGGAAGAGACGGTCACCATCGACCTTCGCGGCAAATCCGCATATTCCGACTACATGATCGTCACCACCGGCCGGGTGAACCGGCACGTCGGTGCGATCGCGGAAAATGTGACCAAGGGCCTGAAGGAAAACGGGGTCAAGAGCATCCATGTCGAGGGCATGCCCAATTGCGACTGGGTGCTGATCGATTCCGGCGACGTGATCGTGCACGTGTTCAGACCCGAGGTGCGTGAGTTCTACAATCTCGAGCGGTTGTGGACTCAGAACCCGGCGGTCGCGGCGGTCTAAGGGGTGTCGAAGCCGATGCGAATCGGCTGCAGCGCAGCTAGTCTGCGTTGATGCGCCTCGTCGTCATCTGCATCGGCCGCCTGAAACAGGGCCCGGAACGGGAGCTCGCCGAGCGTTATCGCGAGCGCTTCGAGGATATCGGCCGCAAGCTCGGCTTTCGCGGCCTCGACATTCATGAGATTGCGGAGAGCCGCGCGCGTGACACGCCCGCGCGCATCGCCGAAGAGGCCACGGCGATCTCGGCTTTGCTGCCTGACAAGCACGCGCTGGTGGCGCTCGATGAGCGCGGCAAGAGCATCGACAGCGCAAGCTTTGCCCAGCAGCTCGGCCGCTGGCGCGACGAGGGATTGGCGCATACTGTCTTCGTGATCGGCGGCGCCGACGGACTTTCGCCCGAATTGCAGCGCAAGGCTTCGTTGCGTATTGCATTCGGCTCCGCGACCTGGCCGCACCAAATGGTCCGCGTCATGCTTCTGGAACAGATTTATCGGGCCGCAACCATTTTGGCCGGCCATCCCTATCACCGCGCCTGAGGCGCGGCGACGGACAGTCGAAAGCGCTGAACGCACTCGGATGCAGCACAAGCGGGACACAGCTTCGTATTTGGCTTCGTATTTCGGCACCGCGCGCCGCTTCTGGTTGCCGGCGTCGCTGCCGTTGTCGATCGCCATGTTCGCTGCGTATCCGCTGGCAGAGGCGCACGCGCAAGCGACACCTCCAGCGCAACAATCCGCGCCGCCGGCGCAGCAGGCCACCGCGGCGGAGACATCGCCCGATGCCATCAAGCAGCGCGAGCAGGAGCTCGAGGCCGCGCGCGAACAGCAGCGCAAGGCGACCGAACTGCAGGAGAAGCTGAAGGCCGACATCGCCGCGATCGGCCAGGACCGCAGCAAGCTCAATCAGCAGCTGATCGACATTGCCGGCCAGGTACGCGGCGTCGAGACGCGGATCGCGGACGCCGAGGCACGCTTGCAGGCGCTCGACGGCCGCGAGCGTGAAATCCGCGGCTCGCTGGATTCACGCCGCTCCGAGGTGATCGAGGTGCTGGCCGCGCTGCAGCGCGCCGGACGACGCACGCCGCCGGCGCTGCTGGTGCGGCCCGAGGACGCGCTGCAATCGCTGCGCACCGCGATGCTGCTCGGCGCCGTGGTGCCGGAGTTGCGCGTTCGCGCGGAGAAGCTTGCCGCCGACCTCGGCGAACTGGTGGCGCTGCGCAAGACGATCTCGACCGAGCGCGACGCGCTGGCGGGCGACCGCGACAAGCTCAGGGAAGACCAGACCCGCCTTGCGGCGCTGGTCGACGAACGGCAGCGTCAGCAGAGCGCGGCCGAAAAGGACATGGAGGCGGAAGGCGCCCGCGCTATTACGCTGTCCAAACAGGCCGACAATTTGCAGAGCCTGATCGCCAAGATGGAGCAGGATCTCAAGAGCGCGGCCAAGGCGGCGGCCACGGCCAGCCTCCAGGGGGCGCCCGCCACGGTTAACGGCAAGCCCAATCTGGGGGCCCTGAAGGACCCCGCCCGCCTGAGCCCGGCGGTCGCCTTTGCCTCGGCCAAGGGCCTGTTCTCCTATCCCGTGAATGGCACCAAGATTCGCGAATTTGGCGGTTCCGACGGCGCGGGCGGTGTACAAAAAGGCATTTCTTTGGCAGCCAAGCCGGGCGCGCAGGTCACAACCCCGTGTGACGGCTGGGTTGTTTACGCGGGTCCCTTCCGCAGCTATGGACAACTCTTGATCCTCAATGCCGGGGGCGGGTATCATGTCCTGATCGCCGGGATGGAGCGTATTTCGGTAAACATCGGCCAGTTTGTACTTACGGGGGAGCCGGTTGCGACCATGGGGTCGACGTCCCAAGTTGCATCCATTCTCGCGACCAATGCGAGCCAGCCAGTGCTCTATGTCGAGTTCCGGAAAGACGGCACTCCAATCGATCCAGGTCCATGGTGGGCCGCAAATGAAGGCGAAAAGGTTCGCGGATGATGCGCAAGACTTCGGTAATTCTCCTTAGCGCCGCCACCGGCGCGGCCCTGACGCTTTTCGTCACGCAGCCCCGCGCGGTGCTGATGGGATCGAGCGCGCGCGCCGCGACGTCGGACACCTACCGCCAGCTCAATTTGTTCGGCGACGTGTTCGAGCGGGTGCGCAGCGACTATGTCGAGAAGCCCGATGACTCCAAGCTCGTCGAATCCGCGATCTCGGGCATGCTGTCCGGCCTCGATCCGCACTCGAGCTACATGGATGCCAAGAGCTTCCGCGACATGCAGGTGCAGACCCGCGGCGAGTTCGGCGGCCTCGGCATCGAGGTCACGATGGAAGACGGGCTGATCAAGGTCGTCTCGCCGATCGACGACACCCCGGCCTCGAAGGCCGGCATCATGGCCAACGACATCATCACCAATCTCGACGACGAAGCGGTGCAGGGTCTCACCCTCAACCAGGCGGTCGAGAAGATGCGCGGTCCGGTCAACACCAAGATCAAGCTCAAGATCATCCGCAAGGGCCAGGACAATCCAATCGACGTTACGCTGGTGCGCGACAACATCCGCGTCCGCTCGGTGCGCGCGCGCGTCGAGGCCGACGACATCGCCTATATCCGCATCACCACCTTCAACGAGCAGACCACCGAAGGCCTGAAGAAGGAGGTCGCCAATCTGCAGGGCCAGATCGGCGACAAGCTGAAGGGCTACATCATCGACCTCAGAAACAACCCCGGCGGCCTGCTCGAGGAAGCGGTCACGGTGTCCGATTCGTTCCTGGAGCGTGGCGAGATCGTCTCGACCCGCGGCCGCAATGCCGAGGAAACCCAGCGCCGCGCCGCCCATCCGGGCGACCTCACCAAGGGTAAGCCGGTCATCGTGCTGATCAACGGCGGCTCGGCTTCGGCCTCCGAAATCGTCGCCGGCGCGCTGCAGGACCACAAGCGGGCGACGCTGGTCGGCACCCGCTCGTTCGGCAAGGGCTCGGTGCAGACCATCATCCCGCTCGGCTCGGGCAACGGCGCGCTGCGCTTGACCACCGCGCGCTACTACACGCCGTCGGGCAAGTCGATCCAGGCCAAGGGCATCGTGCCCGACATCGAGGTGCTGCAGGACGTGCCGGAAGAGCTGAAAGCGCGCACCGACACCAAGGGCGAGGCCTCGCTGCGCGGCCATCTGAAGAACGATGGCGACGAGAAGACCGGCTCGCAGTCCTATGTGCCGCCGGATGCCAAGGACGACAAGGCGCTGAAGATGGCCGACGACCTGCTGCACGGCATCAAGTCGACCTCCAGCGCGACGCCGGCGCCTGAGGCCGCGCGCGACAAGGCCGCGGTCGACAAGCCCGGCAACAAGGCCGCGAACTGATCTTTTCCATCGATCTGGCGCAAAGGGCGGCCCTCGGGCCGCCCTTTCTGCTTTCTGCACCTGTGCTTCGACGGGGAGGCCGGGGCGCGGGAATGCACCGCATCGTGCTATCGTTCGCCCTGTTGATTCGGGGAGGGTCATGGCAGAGGCGGCCGATGAACTGAGCACGCCGCTTGGGCAGACGACCAAGGGCAGGAGGCGCCGCGTCCGCCTGCCATTCACGGCGATGCAGGCGCTTGCCGTGCTGCTGGGGCTCGTGCTGGTCGGTTTCGGTGGCGTCGCGCTGTTCAACGACAATCCGCTCGGCGGCGAACCGATGGCCCGTATCGCGCTCCGTACACCCCCGCCCGCAGCCGCCGACGACAAGCACGCCCCGGCCGGCCAGGCCGAACCGGCGGCCAAATCCCCCGCCAAGGTGCCGGCCGCTGTCGGCGACGCCAAGGACGCGAAGACCGTCACCATCATCGACGGTTCCAGCGGCAAGCGCCAGGACGTGGTGATCGGCGCCGCCGATCCCGCCGACAAGAGCGATGGCGACGCGCCGGCGCTCGCGATGGCCGGCATCGACCCCCGCCTTTTGGAAAAGTCGCGCTACGGGATGATCCCGGTGGTCGCCGACGGCCTGAAGCCGTTCACGGTCTATGCGGCCGACGCCGACCGCGCCAAGGCGGGCCGGATGCCGGTGGTCGCCATCGTGGTCGCCGGCCTCGGCGTCGGTGCCGCCAAGACCACTGATGCCATCATGAAGCTGCCGCCGGCCGTGACGCTGGCCTTCACGCCCTATGGCGCCGACCCCGGCAAGCTTGCGGAACGCGCCCGGACCCAGCGCCACGAGATCCTGCTGCAGATCCCGATGGAGCCGTTCGACTATCCCGACAACGATCCGGGGCCGCAGACCTTGCTGACGACACTCGGCAGCGAGCAGAATCTCGACCGCTTCTATTGGCACCTGAGCCGCCTGCAGGGCTACGCCGGGATCGCCAATTTCATGGGTGCCCGGTTCGTCGCAACCGATCCCGTGATGCAACCCATCGTCCGCGAAGCGGCCAAGCGCGGCCTGAGCTATTTCGATGACGGTTCCACCCCGCGCAGCGTCGCGCAGAGCCTCGCCGCCGGCCAGGCGCTGCCGTTCGCGAGGGCCGATTTCGCCATCGACGCGGTGCCGACGTCGGCGGAGATCGACCGCGCGCTGGTCAAGCTGGAGACGATCGCCAAGGAACGCGGCACCGCCGTGGGCGTCGCCTCGGCCCTGCCGGTCTCGATCGAACGGCTCGGCGCCTGGCTCAAGACACTGGACTCCAAGGGCATCATGCTTGTGCCATTGACAACGGCGATGCTGAAATCAAAATCGGGCTAAAGATCAATCCGTTGGTGCAGCTTGAGACCTTGCCGGGGGGCCGGGTCGGCGGCTCCGGAAACTGTACGAGGTAGCGGCAGCATGGCACGTTATGAAGACCTGCCCTATCGAACCTGCGTCGGCATCATGCTGCTGAACACCGCCGGGCTGGTCTTCATCGGACGCCGCGCCGGCGGCATCGAGCATGTCGACGACGCTCATGTCTGGCAGATGCCGCAAGGCGGCGTCGATCCCGGCGAGGATACGTTTCAGGCCGCAAGGCGCGAGCTCTATGAAGAGACCAGCGTCAAATCAGTGGAAAAGCTCGGCGAGGTCCCGGACTGGCTGATCTATGACATCCCGCGCACTGTCGCGGGGCGCGCCTGGAAAGGCCGCTATCGCGGCCAGCGGCAAAAATGGTTCGCCTTGCGCTTCACCGGCGAGGAGAAGGAGATCAACGTCTCCAATCCCGGTGGTGGAGGCCACAAGGCCGAGTTCATGTCCTGGCGCTGGGAGCCGATGAAGAATCTGCCGGAACTGATTGTGCCGTTCAAGCGCCCGGTCTATGAGCGCGTCGTGAAGGAATTCGCCGGTTTGGCGGCCAAATAGAGCCACGACTCACGCAACCGAGATGTCATCAGATAAGCCGTATCGCCCCAACGTGGGCATTGCACTGTTCAACACCGCTGGACGCGTGCTGATCGGCCACCGGATCAAGGACGATGGTCCGGAGATCGTGTTGCCCGGCCTCGAATGGCAGATGCCGCAAGGCGGCATCGACGCGGGCGAGGATCCGCGCCAGGCCGTGATGCGCGAATTGTGGGAAGAGACCGGAGCGGTCAACGCCGACTATCTCGGCGAGACCGACTGGATGACCTACGAATTTCCGTCCCATCATGTGCCGGAAACACACCGTCTTGCACGATTTCGTGGCCAGCGGCAAAAGTGGTTTGCGTTGCGCTTCACCGGGCGCGACGACGAGATCGATCCGTTGACGCCGCGCAACAACCAGCCCGCGGAATTCGATCAATGGCGCTGGGAGCGCCTCGACCGCGTCGCCGATCTCGTGGTGCCGTTCCGGCGCGACGTCTATCGCGCCGTCGCCACCCGGTTTGCGGAATTCGCCGGCTGATCTGCGGGCGCAACGCGCCGCGCATCGCCCGGCGTCATGCCGTAGGTCGCGCGGAACACGCGATAGAACGTCGCGATGCTGTCGAAGCCGCATGAGAACGCGATCTCGTCAATGCCACGCTCCTGCATGAGGTAGAGAGACCGCCTCGCCTCCCTCAGCCTTGCCGCCGTCAGCGTCCGCGCAAACGACAGGCCGGTCGGCTCGAACAGCGCATGCAATTGCCGAAGTGAAATGCAAAGCTCGGTGGCGACCGCGGCCGGCGTGAGCGACGGCCGATGCAGGTCGCGGAGCAGGATTTCACGCGCGGCGTGGAGGTAGCCCGCACGCAGCGCGGCACGGATTTCATCCTGGCGTGGCCGCACGCGCCCGCGCGCAAGCAGCGCCAGACGCACCATGTGCGTGACGTCGCCGGCGAACTCCCCAGCCTGCGCGGGGTCATGCGTCATCGCGCGGAACATGGCGCCGACAAGCCGGGTCAGCCCGGCATCCCGCGACAGCATCACCGGCGGCACGTCCTCGATCCGCGCATCGAGCACAAGCTCGCTGGTGATGGGAATCTTGAGGCTGTAGAAATGAAAGCCGTCGGTGCGTTCGGGTTTCGAGGCAAACGGAAGATTGGAGTGACCGAACACCAGATCTCCGTTGCGCACGTACTGGACGCGATCGCGGCCAATATCCATGTGACCGGGCCCGCGCACCTGCCACGCAAGATGCAGACTGTTGCTCGGGACGCGCGCGATGTCGGACGAGGTCCGGCTGACGCGATAGGACGACGCCGACATTTCCGCCAGCACGGCGCCGCCCACCGGTGTTGCGGAAAACCGTCCACGGAAATCGGGCCGCTTGTCACGGTCGAGCTCGATCGTGACCCCGAATAGGCTTTTGCCGCGTACGTCGCACCAGTGCTCGAAACGGTCCTGCGGGCGGAGAGCATCGGTGGAGAAAGTCAGCACTGCATCTTGTCCGTTACATCAGGGATGAAATCGCGATGCGATCGGGCCAATTCGTCATCGCGCCGCAACTTGTCATTTATGCACGATTCTCGCTGTAAACTGCTTCACAGTTTCCGAACCATGCTCTAGTTCGGGCCGACCGCGAACGGACCGATCGCGATGACACGACAATCGCTGTCGCGCTTGACGCACTCGCCGAGCGCCGAATTCACCGCGGCCTGTTCGTTGGCGGCCTTCAATCCGAGCCCCGGCCGTCCCTGCGCGCCGACCGCGATCGCATTCCAACCTGCCGTCGCATCGGCGAGCTTCCGTGCAACTTCATTGCGTTCGCCCGGCGCGATGACCGAGCTGTCCGCGGCCCTGAAGAAACCCGTGACACGCAACGTGGTCGGAATCGGCACCACGAAGACATCGTCGACCACGACGATCGTGCAGGGCACGCCCGCGACCGCGCCGCAGGCTTGCAGGTTGCGGCGCGCCGATTCCTCGAGCGAATCGATGCCCGAATTGAAGAAGAATTGCCCGCCCGGACCGAGCGCGATGGTCCGCGTCTTGCGCCCCGGCACGAACAGGTTGTCGAGCCGGGCCCTGGCCGGGTCGCGCAGCAGCGGAACGTCCCTGGTGGCGTACGGCTTCTCGACCAGCGCATCGCGCCTCACCCATGGCAAGGGCGGCAGCGGAGGCTGGCCATGGGCATACACGACGGTGTTGCCGACGGCGTACAGTTCGCACTTGCGCGGCGAGTTGGCATTGTCGGCGCGCTTCTGGCACAGCTCGAGTGCCGCCGTCTTCGCCGTGTCCTCGCTCGGCTGCGCCACGCTCCATCCGACGAAGCCGTTGATGTTGAGGGCAACCGCCTTGGAATCGCCCGCGGGCAAATATTCGGTCGCCAGCGCGCTGCGGGTGCGGTCGCTGACGAAGGGAGTGCTGTCGGCGACGAACTTATCGCCCGATGAAATCGAAGGTGGCGGTGACGGCGGCACCGGAGAGGCCGGCGCGGCCAGATTCGGCGCAGGCGCAAGTTTCGCCGGGGCAGACGGCGCCGTCGATGCTGATGGCGACGGTGCCGCCGATGGCGCCGGCGAAGCGGATGCCACGGGCACGGATGTCGGAGTGGAGCTCGCCACGGAAGCGGGCTTCGTCGCCGACGTTTCCAGCTTGGTGTAGGTGAGGAAGCCGCCGACGCCGATCGCCGCCAATAGCACCAGGGTGATGGCGGCGGGCCACATCCAGGCCGGCGCACCCGCAGGTGCGGCCTTGACCGGCTTCTTGACCTGTGGCGTCGCGTAGGTGCCGTCCTCGCGCCGCATCGCCACCATATAGGCGTGCACGGGGGTCGGGATGTTCTTCACTTCCTGCGCGCCGATGTCGGCGAACTGCACCGACAGCTTGTTGGCGACCTGTTCGTGCACCGCGCGCGATATGCAGATGCCGCCGACCTCGGCGAGGCCTTCGAGCCGCGCGGCGATATTGACGCCATCGCCGAGCAGATCGCCGTCGCGCTCGACGACGTCGCCGATGGTGATGCCGATTCGAAACGCCATCTGCCGGCTTGGCGGGTACGCCATGTTGCGCGTGCGCAGGCTTTCCTGGATGTCGATCGCGCAGCGCACGGCTTCAACGGCGCTGGGGAATTCCGCAAGCACCGCATCGCCCGCGGTGTTGAAGATGCGGCCACCGCATTTCGCGATGAAATCGTCGGTGACTTGCCGATAGGAGGCGAGCCGCCGCAGCGTCTCTTCCTCATCCTCGGCAACCAATCGACTATAGCCTGCAATATCGGCCGCAAAGATCGCCGCGATCTTGCGCTTCATGAGCACCAGCCCCGGAACCCAAATATGTCGGGCAGAATGCCGCCAGATGCTCGCAGGCGCAACA
It includes:
- a CDS encoding murein hydrolase activator EnvC family protein; translated protein: MQHKRDTASYLASYFGTARRFWLPASLPLSIAMFAAYPLAEAHAQATPPAQQSAPPAQQATAAETSPDAIKQREQELEAAREQQRKATELQEKLKADIAAIGQDRSKLNQQLIDIAGQVRGVETRIADAEARLQALDGREREIRGSLDSRRSEVIEVLAALQRAGRRTPPALLVRPEDALQSLRTAMLLGAVVPELRVRAEKLAADLGELVALRKTISTERDALAGDRDKLREDQTRLAALVDERQRQQSAAEKDMEAEGARAITLSKQADNLQSLIAKMEQDLKSAAKAAATASLQGAPATVNGKPNLGALKDPARLSPAVAFASAKGLFSYPVNGTKIREFGGSDGAGGVQKGISLAAKPGAQVTTPCDGWVVYAGPFRSYGQLLILNAGGGYHVLIAGMERISVNIGQFVLTGEPVATMGSTSQVASILATNASQPVLYVEFRKDGTPIDPGPWWAANEGEKVRG
- a CDS encoding S41 family peptidase; protein product: MMRKTSVILLSAATGAALTLFVTQPRAVLMGSSARAATSDTYRQLNLFGDVFERVRSDYVEKPDDSKLVESAISGMLSGLDPHSSYMDAKSFRDMQVQTRGEFGGLGIEVTMEDGLIKVVSPIDDTPASKAGIMANDIITNLDDEAVQGLTLNQAVEKMRGPVNTKIKLKIIRKGQDNPIDVTLVRDNIRVRSVRARVEADDIAYIRITTFNEQTTEGLKKEVANLQGQIGDKLKGYIIDLRNNPGGLLEEAVTVSDSFLERGEIVSTRGRNAEETQRRAAHPGDLTKGKPVIVLINGGSASASEIVAGALQDHKRATLVGTRSFGKGSVQTIIPLGSGNGALRLTTARYYTPSGKSIQAKGIVPDIEVLQDVPEELKARTDTKGEASLRGHLKNDGDEKTGSQSYVPPDAKDDKALKMADDLLHGIKSTSSATPAPEAARDKAAVDKPGNKAAN
- a CDS encoding divergent polysaccharide deacetylase family protein; this translates as MAEAADELSTPLGQTTKGRRRRVRLPFTAMQALAVLLGLVLVGFGGVALFNDNPLGGEPMARIALRTPPPAAADDKHAPAGQAEPAAKSPAKVPAAVGDAKDAKTVTIIDGSSGKRQDVVIGAADPADKSDGDAPALAMAGIDPRLLEKSRYGMIPVVADGLKPFTVYAADADRAKAGRMPVVAIVVAGLGVGAAKTTDAIMKLPPAVTLAFTPYGADPGKLAERARTQRHEILLQIPMEPFDYPDNDPGPQTLLTTLGSEQNLDRFYWHLSRLQGYAGIANFMGARFVATDPVMQPIVREAAKRGLSYFDDGSTPRSVAQSLAAGQALPFARADFAIDAVPTSAEIDRALVKLETIAKERGTAVGVASALPVSIERLGAWLKTLDSKGIMLVPLTTAMLKSKSG
- a CDS encoding RNA pyrophosphohydrolase; this translates as MARYEDLPYRTCVGIMLLNTAGLVFIGRRAGGIEHVDDAHVWQMPQGGVDPGEDTFQAARRELYEETSVKSVEKLGEVPDWLIYDIPRTVAGRAWKGRYRGQRQKWFALRFTGEEKEINVSNPGGGGHKAEFMSWRWEPMKNLPELIVPFKRPVYERVVKEFAGLAAK
- a CDS encoding RNA pyrophosphohydrolase, which gives rise to MSSDKPYRPNVGIALFNTAGRVLIGHRIKDDGPEIVLPGLEWQMPQGGIDAGEDPRQAVMRELWEETGAVNADYLGETDWMTYEFPSHHVPETHRLARFRGQRQKWFALRFTGRDDEIDPLTPRNNQPAEFDQWRWERLDRVADLVVPFRRDVYRAVATRFAEFAG
- a CDS encoding helix-turn-helix transcriptional regulator, whose amino-acid sequence is MLTFSTDALRPQDRFEHWCDVRGKSLFGVTIELDRDKRPDFRGRFSATPVGGAVLAEMSASSYRVSRTSSDIARVPSNSLHLAWQVRGPGHMDIGRDRVQYVRNGDLVFGHSNLPFASKPERTDGFHFYSLKIPITSELVLDARIEDVPPVMLSRDAGLTRLVGAMFRAMTHDPAQAGEFAGDVTHMVRLALLARGRVRPRQDEIRAALRAGYLHAAREILLRDLHRPSLTPAAVATELCISLRQLHALFEPTGLSFARTLTAARLREARRSLYLMQERGIDEIAFSCGFDSIATFYRVFRATYGMTPGDARRVAPADQPANSANRVATAR